A genome region from Myroides fluvii includes the following:
- a CDS encoding RagB/SusD family nutrient uptake outer membrane protein, with product MKKSIFLFFTFSVYSLLVGCLSACSGDFLDESPKGQISPDQMATEENIEKMIISAYQLLNGQMDNSSNAMNSPASNWSFGDVVSDDAYKGGGGTGDQAQIHRMELYQTDPTIVDVERKWSVLYEGIHRVNSALRLLNQVKDMEQTSKERRQGELFFLRGHYYFELKRLYNQIPYIDETVVEIDAFYVSNVVYGSEELWEKIALDFERASERLPVVQKEVGRPTETAALAYAAKVRLYQGKWNEVLQLSQRVLDSSFDLYEDFEGLFLPENDNNKEILFAVQHAINDGSFKNYNGSVGDRLAAPGGPFYPQYGFHRPSQNLVNAYKTDARGLPLGGNIDLTEEDYVDPRLDHTIGRPGIPYRDLGVVYQASWARDEATYGPYAPKKRIVSAKSPYYSKTWPYVSSLNYYVIRYAEVLLWRAEALVEVGDFTQAQALVNKIRNRAKNSSYVKKIAEAAFAANYKIEPYSQPWKTLDEAKNAVRLESRLELALEGERFFNLVRWEIAAEVINTQYLPKEKKKRNFLTNAYFQEGKNEYFPIPQRYIDGAGPIKIVQNPNY from the coding sequence ATGAAAAAATCGATCTTTTTATTTTTTACTTTCTCGGTGTATAGCTTGTTAGTTGGTTGTCTAAGTGCTTGTTCAGGGGATTTTTTAGACGAATCACCTAAAGGACAAATTAGCCCAGATCAAATGGCAACGGAAGAAAATATTGAGAAAATGATTATTAGCGCTTATCAACTTCTCAATGGACAGATGGATAATTCTTCTAATGCAATGAATTCACCCGCTTCAAATTGGAGCTTTGGTGATGTGGTTTCGGATGATGCCTATAAAGGAGGTGGAGGAACAGGAGATCAAGCTCAGATTCACCGCATGGAATTATATCAAACCGATCCAACTATTGTTGATGTTGAAAGAAAATGGAGTGTGTTATATGAAGGGATTCACCGCGTAAATAGTGCGTTGCGCTTGTTGAATCAAGTAAAGGATATGGAGCAGACGTCAAAGGAAAGAAGACAAGGAGAATTGTTCTTTCTACGTGGACATTACTACTTCGAGTTAAAACGCCTTTATAATCAAATCCCTTATATTGATGAGACGGTAGTCGAGATTGATGCATTTTATGTCTCTAATGTAGTATATGGGTCAGAAGAACTCTGGGAAAAAATCGCATTGGATTTTGAACGCGCAAGCGAGCGACTTCCCGTCGTACAAAAGGAGGTAGGAAGGCCTACCGAAACAGCAGCCCTAGCTTATGCAGCTAAAGTGAGACTCTATCAAGGAAAATGGAACGAAGTACTCCAATTGTCTCAACGTGTACTGGATAGTTCTTTTGATTTGTATGAAGATTTTGAAGGACTCTTTTTACCCGAAAATGACAACAACAAGGAAATCCTTTTTGCAGTTCAACACGCAATTAATGATGGTAGTTTTAAAAACTACAACGGCAGTGTGGGAGATCGACTTGCAGCACCTGGCGGACCCTTTTATCCACAATATGGATTTCATCGACCTTCGCAGAATTTAGTTAATGCCTATAAAACAGATGCAAGGGGGTTGCCATTAGGCGGAAATATAGACCTTACAGAAGAGGATTATGTGGATCCTCGACTGGATCATACCATAGGAAGACCCGGTATCCCTTATCGAGATTTAGGTGTTGTTTATCAAGCTAGTTGGGCAAGAGATGAAGCTACTTACGGCCCTTACGCTCCTAAAAAGAGAATCGTATCCGCCAAGTCTCCTTACTATAGTAAGACCTGGCCTTATGTGTCCTCGCTGAATTATTATGTCATTCGATATGCAGAAGTTTTACTGTGGAGAGCTGAAGCACTTGTTGAGGTTGGAGATTTTACTCAAGCCCAAGCACTTGTTAATAAAATTCGAAACCGAGCAAAAAATAGTAGCTACGTAAAAAAGATAGCAGAAGCTGCCTTTGCTGCTAATTATAAAATAGAACCGTATTCCCAACCGTGGAAAACACTCGATGAAGCAAAAAATGCGGTTCGATTAGAATCGCGCTTAGAATTAGCCCTAGAAGGGGAACGCTTTTTTAATCTCGTTCGATGGGAAATTGCCGCTGAGGTCATCAATACACAGTATTTACCTAAAGAAAAGAAAAAGAGAAACTTTTTAACCAATGCTTATTTCCAAGAAGGGAAAAATGAATATTTCCCTATTCCACAGCGCTATATCGATGGCGCAGGTCCAATTAAAATAGTACAAAATCCAAATTATTAA
- a CDS encoding YdcF family protein — protein MKKLMLLLVSLAWGTTSSAQEHHTNETVERLKESNFYFLNQILKNKTVSDQLKKNKVLAEWTASQREALAQHENLKEIQEASQVVAPYLFSTETINLIVQAFDLSQGQTAIQTLIQEMKLSGKYANYATLTDKAFLEQVLRLNLEGLNHTLAVYGKGSDPYYPNIDAVSYDVNSNYYQRTLLYWSSHLMKNDKVNPLFFERSLNYALYLMYANHRDEGVRYEPLDEKYNATAQAYAQEVNFKEYPYNTLIVLGDGPTNYRDPLSALGKLNLEIAVAQYKQKKAPFIIVSGGHVHPNRTATCEAIVMKDELMRIYGIPEKAIIVEPYARHTTTNLRNATRLMLRYGFDLTQKSMIVSHYNHIRMIHDDKFKKRFIQELGYLPGEFIEIEQGELLEYYPVKVMTHINPLEPLDP, from the coding sequence ATGAAAAAATTAATGTTGCTCTTGGTTAGTTTAGCCTGGGGTACGACCAGTTCCGCTCAAGAGCATCACACCAATGAAACCGTTGAACGATTAAAGGAAAGTAACTTTTATTTTTTAAATCAAATACTGAAAAATAAAACGGTATCCGATCAACTTAAAAAGAATAAAGTGTTAGCTGAATGGACAGCGAGCCAAAGGGAAGCACTAGCTCAACACGAAAACCTGAAAGAAATACAAGAAGCAAGTCAAGTGGTAGCCCCTTATCTTTTTTCTACTGAAACAATTAATTTGATTGTTCAAGCATTCGACCTTTCGCAAGGTCAAACGGCTATTCAAACGTTGATTCAAGAAATGAAGCTTTCAGGTAAATATGCCAATTACGCAACATTAACTGATAAAGCGTTTCTCGAACAGGTTCTTCGATTAAACCTAGAGGGGCTGAATCATACCCTAGCAGTATATGGAAAAGGGAGTGATCCTTATTACCCGAATATTGACGCAGTATCCTATGACGTGAATTCCAATTACTACCAACGAACTTTGTTGTATTGGTCTAGTCATTTGATGAAAAATGATAAAGTAAATCCCCTGTTTTTTGAAAGATCCTTGAATTATGCGTTGTATTTAATGTATGCAAATCATCGAGATGAAGGGGTGCGCTACGAACCTTTAGATGAAAAGTATAATGCAACAGCACAAGCATATGCTCAAGAAGTAAATTTTAAGGAATACCCCTACAATACGTTGATCGTGCTAGGAGATGGTCCAACCAATTATCGTGACCCATTATCCGCTTTGGGGAAACTCAATCTAGAAATTGCCGTCGCCCAATATAAGCAAAAAAAAGCCCCTTTCATTATTGTGTCAGGAGGACATGTTCATCCCAATCGAACCGCAACTTGTGAAGCAATAGTAATGAAAGATGAATTGATGCGTATTTATGGTATTCCTGAAAAAGCCATTATTGTGGAACCTTATGCCAGGCATACTACAACAAATCTTCGAAATGCAACACGCTTGATGTTGAGGTATGGATTTGATCTCACACAAAAAAGCATGATCGTCAGCCATTATAACCACATTCGAATGATTCATGACGATAAATTTAAAAAGCGATTTATTCAAGAACTCGGCTATTTACCAGGAGAATTCATAGAAATAGAACAAGGAGAACTATTGGAATACTATCCCGTAAAAGTAATGACACACATCAATCCATTAGAACCTTTAGATCCATAA
- a CDS encoding DUF5689 domain-containing protein: protein MKQKLFFLLSLVNLAFLASCSTSDENKETNPQPKTIEHLRKVVLSSDLKFGPTLITGVVVNDPAQGNTEHNYLVVQDKKAKAAVVLELTNAVRYKVGEVVEINLDGATLQEVEGEKIVKNISGVHVKTTGEKVVLSPLTVDLSTLKKEVQYWGPILVMLDDVRVDPKGSATWFGSHEISDGITTAKLVVRKEAQFADQAIANKLATVVALARVGQGELRLMPRSLEDMALKISELKEDFEQSSSSSYDVKSLVFRTGEWIIDGGITATTEADLKNGAQSIRLQGHETNELRKGILSMNFDLEEEVQTIKIHHGIYPAKAEVNNENPTVLRVEVSVDQGANYQSVGEFEVDTKADVLKVAEFKIDANQKGKMRFRIVNISQPFENGNRPRVNIDDIIFGF from the coding sequence ATGAAACAAAAGTTGTTTTTTTTATTATCCTTAGTAAATCTTGCTTTTTTAGCAAGTTGTTCAACCTCAGATGAGAATAAGGAAACAAATCCTCAGCCTAAGACGATTGAGCATCTGAGAAAAGTAGTATTGTCTTCCGACTTGAAATTCGGTCCCACTTTAATCACTGGTGTTGTAGTAAATGATCCTGCTCAAGGAAATACGGAACACAACTATCTCGTGGTACAAGACAAAAAAGCTAAAGCAGCTGTTGTTTTAGAACTTACCAATGCTGTGCGATACAAAGTAGGGGAAGTAGTAGAAATTAATCTTGACGGAGCTACCTTACAAGAAGTTGAAGGTGAAAAAATTGTTAAGAATATTTCAGGAGTACACGTAAAAACGACAGGAGAAAAAGTGGTTTTATCGCCTTTGACTGTTGATCTATCAACATTAAAAAAAGAAGTACAGTACTGGGGACCCATACTCGTCATGTTAGACGATGTTCGGGTAGATCCTAAAGGAAGCGCCACTTGGTTTGGTAGTCATGAAATAAGTGATGGAATTACCACGGCTAAACTAGTAGTTCGAAAAGAAGCTCAATTTGCAGATCAAGCAATTGCAAATAAATTAGCAACCGTTGTGGCTTTAGCTCGAGTTGGTCAGGGTGAACTTCGATTAATGCCCAGATCATTAGAAGATATGGCATTGAAGATTTCTGAACTAAAAGAAGACTTTGAACAAAGCTCAAGTAGTTCTTATGATGTTAAAAGCTTGGTTTTTAGAACTGGAGAATGGATCATCGATGGAGGGATTACTGCTACAACAGAGGCTGATTTAAAAAATGGTGCACAGTCTATCCGATTACAAGGTCACGAAACAAATGAATTGCGAAAAGGAATTCTAAGTATGAACTTCGATTTAGAAGAAGAGGTACAAACAATTAAAATACACCATGGAATTTATCCTGCAAAAGCAGAGGTGAATAATGAAAATCCAACAGTTTTGCGTGTTGAAGTATCTGTAGATCAGGGAGCTAATTATCAGTCTGTTGGAGAGTTTGAAGTAGATACAAAAGCAGATGTTTTAAAAGTAGCTGAATTCAAAATTGACGCAAACCAAAAAGGAAAAATGAGATTTAGAATTGTAAATATTTCTCAACCTTTTGAAAATGGTAATAGACCACGCGTAAATATAGATGATATTATATTCGGATTCTAA
- a CDS encoding SusC/RagA family TonB-linked outer membrane protein — translation MKKLTYIKHIVFTLFLLLLTSGYAQVQVVSIEGKVEASDGHLPGAIVRELVSSKTVVTDLEGRFKIPISTKQGWLEISMYGYSTKKVAFEAGKELHIYLLEENKQLDEVVVVAYGEQKKENLTGAVDQIKGSELENRPLPNAALGLQGLVANLNIAPTDGKPTQSPRFNIRGATSIGQGGSALVLIDGVEGNPALLNANDIESVSVLKDAASAAIYGARGAFGVVLITTKKPKKDHFVISYSQNMSFKKPTRIPDFVTDSYTWASMFNEAFSSWNNYSSTPQNVNKTMPFSQAYLQELERRSKDPNAPKVEIDPLTGEYIYYDNTDWQKLLYKDQTYALTHNLYLSSGTDKSQFSLSGQIIDQKGMFRYNSDDYKMYNFRAVASSQLKSWLDFSNTFSFAKTEYHNPLNVGEAGGIWRNMVAEGHPMSPMLNPDGTLTHSAAYTVGDFYYGKNGMDKNNKLFKNTTSFKANVLAETLSVNADFTYQMMIDEETRRRVPVPYSKAPGVIQYLGASTNDYRVMNRNTEFLTSNLYVKYKHQLNKHNFNVLVGLNQEMSTFKSTGSQRNGLLFDEANDLNLATGEAMIVSGGYERWTVLGGFYRLTYDYDNRYLLELNGRYDGSSKFPANERFAFFPSVSAGWNISNEPFWTVSPQYISLLKVRGSYGALGNGNIRSYSFVEQLAINRELRILNGELANYTSAPGVIPKGLTWETVTTQNLGLDVNFFNNRLTFSGDVYSRTTKDMFTLGPELPAVFGSSSPKGNYADLRTKGWEITVNWRDQFTVLAKPFKYNVRFTLADNTTEILKYNNPTQKLNDYYEGQRLGEIWGYVTDGFFTSEDHIKGSANQDLFSSTAQGVWRPGDIKFLDLNNDGVIDNGDNTVGNPGDRKVIGNALPRYTFGLQLSGDWNNFFFSAFFQGVGKQDWYPSKGANSFWGQYNAPYGHPLQSQLDDIWTEENPNAYFPRYTGYLAWSDSGTLRQTQTKYLQNVAYIRLKNIQLGYDLAPLLPKHLGVETLQLYVSGENLFTYSPFYKRSSAIDVENIGSSDQDVANTNHGDGFNYPILKSLSFGINISF, via the coding sequence ATGAAAAAACTTACCTATATAAAGCATATTGTTTTTACTTTATTTCTACTACTCTTAACGAGTGGATATGCACAAGTACAAGTAGTTTCCATAGAAGGAAAAGTAGAAGCTTCCGATGGTCATTTACCCGGAGCAATCGTTAGAGAACTAGTTTCGTCAAAAACAGTAGTTACGGATTTAGAAGGGCGTTTTAAAATTCCCATATCAACCAAGCAAGGTTGGTTAGAGATTTCTATGTATGGTTATAGTACCAAAAAAGTTGCCTTTGAAGCCGGAAAAGAACTGCACATTTACCTATTAGAAGAAAATAAGCAGTTAGATGAGGTGGTCGTGGTAGCTTATGGAGAACAGAAAAAAGAAAATTTAACCGGTGCAGTGGATCAGATTAAAGGAAGTGAACTAGAAAATAGACCACTGCCAAATGCTGCCCTTGGATTACAAGGATTGGTGGCAAATTTGAATATCGCTCCCACGGACGGTAAACCAACACAATCACCTCGTTTTAATATTCGAGGGGCGACTTCAATTGGACAAGGAGGAAGTGCATTAGTATTGATTGATGGGGTAGAAGGAAACCCTGCACTTTTAAATGCAAATGATATCGAAAGCGTTTCAGTATTAAAAGATGCCGCTTCAGCCGCTATTTATGGAGCAAGAGGTGCTTTTGGGGTCGTGTTAATCACAACTAAAAAACCAAAAAAAGATCATTTTGTGATTTCGTATAGCCAAAACATGAGTTTTAAGAAACCAACGCGAATTCCCGATTTTGTAACAGATAGCTATACGTGGGCTTCTATGTTTAATGAGGCCTTCTCTAGCTGGAATAACTATAGTAGTACACCGCAAAATGTCAATAAGACTATGCCGTTTTCTCAAGCATACTTACAAGAATTGGAAAGAAGATCCAAAGACCCTAATGCACCCAAAGTTGAGATTGACCCCTTAACAGGAGAATATATCTACTATGATAATACCGATTGGCAAAAATTACTCTATAAAGATCAAACCTATGCACTAACACATAATTTGTATTTGTCAAGTGGAACAGATAAAAGCCAATTTTCTTTAAGTGGTCAAATTATCGACCAAAAAGGAATGTTCCGCTACAATTCAGACGATTACAAAATGTACAATTTTAGAGCAGTCGCAAGCTCACAGTTAAAATCTTGGTTGGATTTCTCCAATACATTTTCTTTTGCAAAAACAGAATACCACAATCCTTTGAATGTTGGAGAAGCAGGAGGAATTTGGCGAAATATGGTAGCAGAAGGTCATCCAATGAGTCCAATGTTAAATCCTGATGGTACGCTAACACATTCGGCTGCTTATACAGTGGGAGATTTTTACTATGGTAAAAATGGAATGGACAAAAACAATAAATTATTCAAGAACACCACGAGCTTTAAAGCTAACGTACTAGCAGAAACACTAAGTGTGAATGCTGATTTCACTTATCAAATGATGATAGACGAAGAAACGAGAAGAAGAGTTCCCGTTCCTTATAGTAAAGCTCCCGGTGTTATTCAATATTTAGGAGCTAGTACAAATGACTATCGCGTGATGAATCGAAATACGGAGTTTTTAACGTCCAATCTCTATGTAAAGTACAAACACCAATTGAATAAACACAATTTCAATGTCTTAGTAGGACTGAATCAAGAGATGTCAACATTTAAAAGCACAGGTTCTCAGCGCAATGGCTTATTATTTGATGAGGCGAATGATTTGAATTTAGCAACAGGTGAAGCGATGATTGTATCTGGAGGTTATGAGAGATGGACGGTACTAGGTGGGTTTTATCGCCTTACTTATGATTACGATAATCGCTATTTACTTGAACTTAACGGGAGATATGATGGTTCTTCGAAATTTCCTGCCAATGAGCGTTTCGCTTTCTTTCCATCTGTATCTGCTGGCTGGAATATATCGAATGAACCTTTTTGGACTGTCTCTCCTCAATATATTAGTTTGTTGAAAGTAAGAGGATCATATGGAGCCCTAGGAAATGGTAATATTCGTTCCTACTCCTTTGTTGAACAATTGGCAATTAATAGAGAATTGAGAATCTTAAATGGAGAATTAGCTAATTATACTTCTGCTCCAGGTGTAATTCCAAAAGGATTAACCTGGGAAACAGTAACCACGCAAAACCTAGGATTAGATGTTAATTTTTTTAATAATCGCTTGACATTTAGTGGGGATGTTTATTCGAGAACCACTAAAGATATGTTTACTTTAGGGCCTGAACTTCCTGCTGTTTTTGGTTCAAGTTCACCAAAAGGAAACTATGCAGACTTGCGTACAAAAGGGTGGGAAATTACAGTGAACTGGAGAGATCAATTTACTGTCTTAGCGAAACCTTTCAAATATAATGTACGATTTACGTTAGCAGATAATACAACTGAAATCTTAAAATACAACAACCCGACACAAAAATTAAATGATTATTATGAAGGACAGCGTCTAGGTGAAATATGGGGGTATGTAACGGATGGTTTCTTTACATCAGAAGACCATATTAAAGGATCGGCCAATCAAGACCTGTTTAGCTCAACAGCACAAGGCGTTTGGAGACCAGGAGATATTAAGTTCTTAGATTTGAATAACGATGGTGTCATTGATAATGGTGATAATACCGTAGGTAATCCTGGTGACCGAAAGGTGATAGGAAACGCTTTACCGCGTTATACTTTTGGTTTGCAGTTATCAGGTGATTGGAATAATTTCTTCTTCTCTGCATTTTTTCAAGGGGTAGGAAAACAAGATTGGTACCCAAGTAAAGGCGCGAATTCATTCTGGGGACAATATAATGCTCCTTATGGGCACCCACTACAATCACAATTAGATGATATCTGGACAGAAGAAAATCCAAATGCTTATTTTCCGCGTTATACGGGGTATTTAGCTTGGTCTGATTCAGGAACTTTACGCCAAACACAAACCAAATATTTGCAAAATGTAGCCTATATCCGTTTGAAGAATATTCAGTTGGGATATGATTTAGCTCCATTGCTCCCTAAACACTTAGGAGTAGAAACACTTCAACTTTATGTTTCAGGAGAAAATTTGTTTACGTATTCTCCTTTCTATAAACGTTCTAGTGCAATAGATGTTGAAAATATTGGATCTTCTGATCAAGATGTTGCGAATACAAACCATGGAGATGGATTCAATTATCCAATCTTAAAGAGTCTCTCCTTTGGTATTAATATTAGTTTCTAA
- a CDS encoding RagB/SusD family nutrient uptake outer membrane protein, whose protein sequence is MSKVNYFCIFLFLCCISCSELDQDPVSTVSSEAVFNSEKGLELYAKSFYQILPTTNEILRGDNMADFIVRKDVPNFFRPGAFGPKQSSGWTWGQLRNVNYFLEHNISKQIDLETKNHYNGIARFFRALFYFEKVKRFGDVPWINKTLDVDDPLLYGTRDSRVVVIDSVMKDLDYAFTHIRTSKDATKTLITKEVAAAFKARIALFEGTYRKYHTELNLTATADQLLHQAVKASELVIESGVYNLNTKSDKPYRDLFISNQPTNEEFVLVNAYDKELGVLHDANWYYTSASYGDRISFTRSFMNTFLNRDGTTFTANQTYKTKSFVEEIENRDGRLAQLIRTKGYQRNVGGNLTLTPPVFSYTYSGYQPIKWVKDDVFYDSGRNNDNVVPVMRYAEVLLNYAEALAELNLMSEEHWQHTIGKLRARAGIQNSERKPQVVDTYLQTTFYTQVSDPILLEVRRERAIELALEGFRFDDVVRWKMGQLYEKGRNGMYVKQLDEPLDLNSDGVLDVVFYIGKPKDQIPGVQYVNVDPSKGGLRLSETTHGELEWLWNDPIQWEDKFYLYPIPEKDLLINTNLKQNPGW, encoded by the coding sequence ATGTCAAAAGTAAATTATTTCTGTATTTTTTTGTTTCTGTGCTGCATCAGTTGTTCAGAATTAGATCAAGATCCTGTGTCAACTGTAAGTAGTGAAGCCGTATTTAACAGTGAGAAGGGATTGGAGTTATACGCAAAATCCTTCTATCAAATATTGCCTACGACGAATGAAATTCTCCGTGGTGATAATATGGCAGATTTCATTGTGCGAAAAGATGTACCTAACTTCTTTAGGCCTGGTGCCTTTGGGCCTAAACAATCGTCAGGCTGGACCTGGGGACAATTGAGAAACGTTAATTATTTTTTGGAACACAATATCTCCAAGCAAATTGATCTAGAAACGAAAAATCATTATAATGGAATTGCTCGTTTTTTTAGAGCCTTGTTTTATTTTGAGAAAGTCAAGCGATTTGGAGATGTTCCTTGGATTAATAAAACCCTTGATGTAGATGACCCACTTCTTTATGGTACGAGAGATTCAAGAGTTGTAGTCATAGATTCAGTCATGAAGGATCTAGATTATGCATTCACTCACATTAGAACATCAAAAGATGCAACAAAGACTTTGATTACCAAAGAAGTAGCTGCTGCTTTTAAAGCAAGAATAGCCTTGTTTGAAGGAACCTATAGAAAGTACCACACAGAACTGAATCTAACAGCAACAGCAGATCAATTGCTACATCAAGCCGTCAAAGCATCAGAATTAGTAATTGAAAGTGGGGTATATAACTTAAATACAAAGTCAGATAAACCGTACCGCGATTTATTTATTAGCAATCAACCAACTAACGAAGAATTTGTGTTGGTCAATGCTTATGATAAAGAATTAGGTGTTTTACATGATGCAAATTGGTACTATACTAGCGCTTCCTATGGGGACCGAATTAGCTTTACGCGTAGTTTTATGAATACATTTTTAAATCGTGATGGAACTACTTTTACAGCTAATCAAACGTACAAGACTAAAAGCTTTGTAGAAGAAATCGAAAATAGAGACGGACGATTAGCTCAATTAATCCGTACAAAAGGATACCAAAGAAATGTAGGAGGGAATTTGACGTTAACACCTCCAGTATTTAGTTATACCTACAGCGGATATCAACCTATTAAATGGGTAAAAGACGATGTGTTCTATGACAGTGGGCGTAATAATGATAATGTGGTTCCTGTCATGCGATACGCTGAGGTTTTGTTAAATTATGCTGAGGCTCTTGCGGAACTTAACTTGATGTCCGAAGAACATTGGCAACATACAATTGGAAAATTAAGAGCAAGAGCTGGAATTCAAAACAGTGAACGCAAACCTCAAGTAGTCGATACCTACCTACAAACAACTTTTTATACTCAGGTTTCAGATCCCATTTTGTTAGAAGTAAGGAGAGAACGTGCCATCGAATTAGCTTTAGAAGGATTTCGATTTGACGATGTGGTTCGATGGAAAATGGGGCAATTATACGAAAAAGGCAGAAATGGGATGTATGTGAAACAACTAGATGAACCTTTAGATTTAAATAGTGATGGTGTTTTGGATGTCGTATTTTATATCGGTAAACCCAAAGACCAAATCCCAGGTGTACAATACGTCAATGTGGATCCCAGTAAAGGAGGGTTACGCTTATCAGAAACAACACATGGGGAATTAGAATGGTTGTGGAATGACCCAATACAATGGGAGGATAAATTTTATTTATATCCTATCCCAGAAAAAGATTTATTAATTAATACAAATTTAAAACAGAATCCTGGATGGTAA
- a CDS encoding endonuclease/exonuclease/phosphatase family protein — protein sequence MVRVKTTVNRIASVAILMFTLACNSSDNGIEKGKDKEQEHQDEQTEQKATLKLMSYNIHIANPPSKGDGFVDLDAIAAIIKDENPDVVLLQEVDRFTDRSGKTIDQAVVLGEKTNMNYYFAKALNRSNGEYGVAVLTKKEQKLTVKHSLPGAEGTKSELRTIGLVEIELAPEKSIYVASTHIDHLEDRSKQVQLREMMNFLTTYNAKPIFIGADLNMPPTHQLWNSLSTMFQMGCIGTCPLTAPANKPRTTIDYLMMNEKAQEQFKVTEYYTVKDDYASDHFPVVMKVEYTK from the coding sequence ATGGTAAGAGTTAAAACAACAGTTAATCGAATAGCAAGTGTAGCTATCTTAATGTTCACATTGGCTTGTAATTCAAGTGACAATGGAATCGAAAAAGGAAAAGATAAAGAACAAGAACATCAAGACGAACAAACGGAGCAAAAAGCTACGCTGAAATTGATGAGTTATAATATTCACATTGCTAATCCGCCCTCAAAAGGCGATGGTTTTGTAGATTTAGATGCTATTGCCGCAATAATTAAGGATGAAAACCCTGACGTAGTCTTACTACAAGAAGTAGATCGATTCACAGATCGTTCAGGAAAAACAATTGATCAAGCAGTAGTATTAGGAGAGAAAACAAATATGAATTACTACTTTGCTAAAGCATTGAATCGATCGAATGGTGAATATGGGGTAGCAGTTTTGACTAAGAAAGAACAAAAACTAACTGTTAAACATAGCCTTCCTGGTGCAGAAGGAACTAAATCTGAATTGAGAACTATTGGTTTAGTAGAGATTGAACTAGCTCCAGAAAAAAGTATATACGTCGCTTCTACCCATATTGATCATTTAGAAGACAGAAGTAAACAAGTACAACTAAGAGAAATGATGAACTTCTTAACTACTTATAATGCTAAACCTATTTTTATAGGAGCAGATTTAAATATGCCTCCTACTCATCAACTGTGGAATTCTTTATCAACCATGTTTCAGATGGGGTGTATAGGAACTTGTCCCTTAACTGCACCAGCTAACAAACCGAGAACTACGATTGATTATTTGATGATGAATGAAAAAGCACAGGAACAATTTAAGGTTACCGAATATTACACGGTAAAAGATGATTATGCTTCTGATCACTTCCCAGTAGTGATGAAAGTAGAATACACAAAGTAA
- a CDS encoding Lrp/AsnC family transcriptional regulator, with the protein MEYKLDEIDLKILRMMQDNARINNSELARELGMAPSAVLERVKKLEHKDAIVAYHARVNPNAINQKMLSFIFIKVDEIIGDENTGKALAEIPEVLEVHDIAGDDGYIVKVRTSDSIALVHLMRNSLSKIEGIISTRTIIVLQTVKEDNKLIIPDTLE; encoded by the coding sequence ATGGAATATAAGTTAGATGAAATTGATTTGAAGATTTTGCGCATGATGCAAGACAATGCTCGAATCAATAATTCTGAATTGGCTCGTGAACTTGGGATGGCTCCTTCCGCAGTGTTAGAACGCGTGAAGAAACTGGAACATAAAGACGCAATTGTCGCGTATCATGCAAGAGTGAATCCGAATGCAATTAATCAAAAGATGTTGTCTTTTATCTTTATTAAGGTAGATGAAATTATTGGAGATGAAAACACCGGAAAAGCCTTAGCTGAGATTCCTGAAGTACTAGAAGTACACGATATAGCTGGTGATGATGGCTATATCGTTAAAGTAAGAACATCAGATTCGATAGCGCTTGTTCATTTAATGCGCAATTCTCTATCAAAAATCGAGGGAATCATTTCGACAAGAACAATCATTGTATTGCAGACCGTAAAAGAAGATAATAAATTAATAATTCCAGACACATTAGAATAG